In Xylanibacter ruminicola 23, a single genomic region encodes these proteins:
- a CDS encoding NADAR family protein yields the protein MRVTDKHICFWNEWPSNWHPAEFDVEVNGVKCHFYNTEQYFMYMKAIVFGDEEIAKQILEVSDPKKVKALGRKVQNYDEAVWNEKRYQVMLKANVAKFSQNEDLKQLLLSPEYEGHGFVEASPYDKVWGVRMFESNPDIDDETKWKGLNLLGKVLDETRRIVSLLK from the coding sequence ATGAGAGTTACAGATAAACATATTTGTTTCTGGAATGAATGGCCCAGCAATTGGCATCCAGCCGAGTTTGATGTTGAAGTTAATGGTGTGAAATGTCATTTCTACAACACCGAACAGTACTTTATGTATATGAAGGCCATCGTGTTTGGCGATGAAGAAATTGCCAAACAGATATTGGAGGTAAGCGACCCCAAGAAGGTAAAAGCACTTGGACGTAAGGTACAGAATTATGATGAGGCTGTATGGAACGAAAAGCGCTACCAGGTCATGCTTAAAGCCAACGTAGCAAAGTTCAGCCAGAACGAAGATCTAAAGCAATTGCTTCTCTCTCCAGAGTACGAAGGACATGGATTCGTAGAGGCCTCGCCTTATGATAAAGTCTGGGGTGTGCGAATGTTTGAGAGTAATCCCGACATTGATGACGAAACCAAATGGAAGGGACTCAACCTCCTGGGTAAAGTCCTCGACGAAACCCGCCGAATTGTAAGCCTATTAAAATAG
- a CDS encoding 2'-5' RNA ligase family protein, which yields MANLLAISIPVKRDPSWSDWAKRTRASIKAAGVPVSRWQLLFYHMTILFIDEDACVADLTPGFAQVLKSCPAIPFIVNKLDAFTTTNGAEHIICLLSTQVPQQIHNLASDSRTMADGLNAKYDHRPFIPHITFGHVPADKISLQELRTILEALPQPSFHCLLNEAEHRYRRGNGTIKKWRLR from the coding sequence ATGGCAAATCTATTAGCAATCAGCATTCCTGTTAAGCGCGATCCTTCCTGGTCCGACTGGGCCAAGCGCACTCGTGCTAGTATCAAGGCTGCAGGTGTTCCTGTCAGCAGGTGGCAATTGTTGTTTTACCACATGACTATCCTATTCATCGACGAAGACGCCTGTGTCGCCGACCTCACACCCGGCTTCGCTCAGGTCTTGAAATCATGTCCTGCCATACCGTTTATTGTCAATAAACTCGATGCCTTCACCACCACTAATGGTGCCGAACACATCATCTGTCTGTTGTCTACTCAGGTGCCACAGCAGATCCACAACCTTGCCAGCGACTCAAGGACGATGGCCGACGGCCTCAATGCCAAATACGATCATCGTCCATTCATCCCCCATATCACCTTTGGACATGTGCCAGCCGACAAAATCTCGCTCCAGGAGTTGCGCACCATTCTTGAGGCTCTGCCACAGCCCTCATTCCATTGCCTTCTCAACGAGGCCGAACATCGCTATCGCCGCGGCAACGGCACCATCAAGAAATGGCGCCTCCGCTGA
- a CDS encoding DUF262 domain-containing protein yields MEARTISINGVIQRNTLLRIPYFQRRYVWGEEDWKRFAIDMESTLDSDRCYFLGAIILKEEPVTMADRRNGIAKRQLVIDGQQRLTTLSIFMKVLHMMIGKNDDFANQFLQADAVKSPVIIHSCDDMPQFSNIMHLDVPNELQADSNIVNAYNYFRTYLEGRRAAGVNLNDLLNTINACVTFVSISLTRDDDEQQIFDTINSLGVPLTTGDLMKNFLYEAADEAAYRDSWRPMFDVDEARKFWDADASAAHHSKSKDNATIERFFHAFVRLKMWDFKDRLTEAQRKSFVKAENIFSTCKAFVGEFGMDKQQLAKEILEYAKLFKDNLNEDILDTRIPQHAGIKRISCIINTTKNYVVLPYVLYVLHEVADEAERNKIFDYLETYLVRRIITKNPNKDYFGLFSEYLICQKTVTYDALKAYIEDKDDSKNLAMPSDARIRLALNNNKFDEQYARLILYLFETKLTKTSDNMMTGGISAYYAESFMPRPCLTANPNWATHTDPADEENRRQLIGTIGNYFLLNICTEKGLKKYHNEGFAAKLTVLKKFSRNIRSGHILDSLRNWDELAITNRNNTFATGFCKTIWSLD; encoded by the coding sequence ATGGAAGCAAGAACCATTTCAATTAACGGAGTCATTCAGCGAAACACTTTGTTGCGTATCCCTTATTTCCAGCGTCGTTACGTTTGGGGTGAGGAAGACTGGAAACGCTTTGCTATCGACATGGAGTCGACTCTCGACAGCGACCGCTGCTATTTCCTTGGTGCCATCATCCTCAAGGAGGAGCCTGTAACCATGGCTGACCGTCGTAATGGCATCGCCAAGCGCCAGTTAGTCATCGATGGACAGCAGCGTCTTACTACTCTGAGCATCTTCATGAAGGTTCTTCACATGATGATTGGTAAGAACGATGATTTCGCAAATCAGTTCCTTCAGGCCGACGCCGTGAAGTCGCCTGTCATCATCCACAGCTGCGATGATATGCCTCAGTTCAGCAACATCATGCATCTCGATGTCCCCAATGAATTGCAGGCCGACAGCAATATCGTAAATGCGTACAACTACTTCCGTACATATCTCGAAGGTCGTCGTGCCGCTGGTGTTAACCTCAACGACTTGCTGAACACTATCAATGCCTGTGTTACTTTCGTTTCTATCTCTCTGACTCGTGACGACGACGAGCAGCAGATATTCGACACCATCAACTCTCTTGGCGTGCCCCTTACTACGGGCGACCTCATGAAGAACTTCCTCTACGAAGCTGCCGACGAGGCTGCCTATCGAGATAGCTGGCGCCCGATGTTCGATGTCGACGAGGCCCGTAAGTTCTGGGATGCTGATGCCTCTGCTGCTCATCATAGCAAGTCAAAGGATAATGCTACTATCGAGCGCTTCTTCCACGCATTCGTTCGCCTGAAGATGTGGGATTTCAAGGACCGTCTTACCGAGGCACAGCGCAAAAGCTTCGTCAAAGCCGAGAATATCTTCTCTACCTGCAAGGCATTTGTCGGTGAGTTCGGCATGGATAAGCAGCAGTTAGCCAAGGAGATACTCGAATACGCTAAGCTGTTTAAGGACAATCTCAATGAGGATATCCTCGATACCCGCATTCCTCAGCATGCTGGCATCAAGCGCATCTCGTGCATCATCAATACCACCAAGAACTACGTTGTTCTGCCTTATGTACTCTATGTACTCCACGAGGTGGCCGATGAGGCTGAGCGCAACAAGATATTCGATTATCTCGAAACCTACCTTGTTCGCCGAATCATTACCAAGAATCCTAACAAGGACTATTTTGGCCTCTTCTCTGAGTACCTTATCTGCCAGAAGACTGTAACTTACGATGCGCTCAAGGCATACATCGAGGATAAGGATGATAGCAAGAACCTGGCCATGCCTTCAGATGCTCGTATCCGACTCGCTCTTAACAACAATAAGTTCGATGAGCAGTACGCACGCCTGATACTCTATCTGTTTGAGACGAAGCTTACCAAGACTTCTGACAACATGATGACTGGCGGTATTTCGGCCTACTATGCCGAGTCGTTCATGCCTCGCCCTTGCCTGACAGCCAATCCCAACTGGGCTACGCATACCGACCCTGCCGATGAGGAAAATCGTCGTCAGCTGATAGGTACTATTGGCAACTACTTCCTGCTTAATATCTGTACCGAGAAGGGTTTGAAGAAGTATCATAATGAAGGTTTTGCTGCTAAGCTTACTGTGTTGAAGAAGTTCAGTCGCAATATCCGTAGCGGACACATTCTCGACTCTCTGCGTAATTGGGACGAGCTGGCCATCACTAATCGCAACAACACCTTTGCCACAGGTTTCTGCAAAACCATCTGGTCTCTTGATTAA
- a CDS encoding serine/threonine protein kinase, with amino-acid sequence MAKKEFSSRLFDAVENYYHYNPDTLMPLMMVALAANGKLRIATGNSKPETAACVLNPKEIIDYEWVDLDATLKRRVNKWIKDGITSIAVEMEIGRSLLQIYTTLKNNDERDVVREYHHRIGRLVHHSSNEASEKAQRQYATFVLAEALLNTPVSYIKDRYLNIFNHIWNKSGIQPKRPRLRVAHALKALLQYDGKGLVYNPFAGCPIAGAMLQSKTNYFGDGDTNDKIYAGGLLLNYGMGVSNEHFLQRDSTQWLNGKQIDYVITTYTGFINGESAFDFCLGKCLNDPDFKGRYAGMVLPKEIFEKETANFKEALKRDWIETIALLPFGEVAVLINAQKTTVFKGLIRFIDGTNPLAQHTSMQELIEDDMFSEYIKVSNAKKKGYLKSLIVSELPDRKGFGKVRLGDIVSKIPRAVYNLDNIDEDEHILAYINRNETYYGNRWDENIERRPIKNLFNPAYYLDEDCLIVNASGPAEPRLFNADIGSAFFEDGYAFALNGFENPQWLADELSQSYVRRQLHPYGQNEMVPEPLTEEDYLNLILYIEVEDFDLPDVENAEAPAQIQEEGADALPPGFELTDDNKRYTILNYISCGAFGYTYRAEMLNCSNGSKEIVAIKEFYPRGIGDLTCYRENEKTCRVMYDETLEAEFESLRKMFRSEPVFLLSMADIADNHVTEVKSLFEYEATGTTYYVMKFYAGESLKDMIINDQVPSSEKLIIDKIVIPLCKALHAMHSHRILHLDIKPDNIVIDENGEAVLIDFGVSQQYDDNGDITEIRGDIHSYDRFSAPENTRGTMKHFCPQSDIYSVAATLFTMLSGKLPKPITVDADKYIMFDMLECTDLMKEAIAEGLYQFVNERPVNAQAFLNLFPGCENIKLD; translated from the coding sequence ATGGCAAAAAAGGAATTCTCCAGTAGACTTTTTGATGCAGTGGAAAACTACTACCACTACAATCCAGACACGCTTATGCCGCTGATGATGGTGGCATTGGCTGCAAATGGAAAACTAAGAATTGCTACAGGAAACAGCAAACCTGAGACTGCAGCATGTGTGCTCAACCCCAAAGAAATTATCGACTATGAGTGGGTGGATCTTGATGCGACTCTGAAGCGAAGAGTCAATAAATGGATTAAGGATGGAATAACATCTATTGCAGTGGAAATGGAGATTGGCCGCAGCCTGCTTCAGATTTATACGACTCTGAAGAACAACGATGAACGAGACGTGGTTCGCGAATATCATCACAGGATAGGACGTCTGGTGCATCATTCGAGCAACGAAGCCAGCGAGAAAGCACAGCGCCAGTATGCAACATTCGTTCTAGCCGAAGCCCTGCTTAACACACCAGTTTCGTATATAAAAGATAGGTATCTGAACATCTTCAATCATATTTGGAATAAATCCGGTATACAACCTAAGCGTCCACGTTTGAGAGTGGCCCATGCCCTGAAAGCGCTATTACAATATGATGGCAAAGGACTGGTGTACAACCCGTTTGCCGGTTGTCCTATCGCAGGTGCGATGTTGCAATCAAAAACCAATTACTTTGGTGATGGTGATACCAATGACAAGATTTATGCAGGTGGACTATTGCTGAACTACGGCATGGGGGTATCAAACGAGCACTTCCTGCAGCGCGATTCTACTCAATGGCTCAACGGCAAGCAGATTGACTATGTTATCACCACATATACCGGATTCATCAATGGCGAGTCAGCCTTCGATTTTTGCCTAGGCAAATGTTTGAATGATCCAGACTTCAAAGGTCGCTATGCAGGTATGGTATTACCGAAGGAGATCTTCGAGAAAGAGACGGCAAACTTTAAGGAAGCCCTGAAGCGCGACTGGATTGAAACCATCGCCTTGCTTCCCTTCGGAGAAGTAGCCGTATTGATAAATGCCCAGAAAACCACTGTTTTTAAAGGACTCATTCGGTTTATAGATGGCACGAACCCACTGGCCCAGCATACATCTATGCAGGAACTCATCGAGGATGATATGTTCTCAGAATATATCAAGGTTAGCAATGCCAAGAAAAAGGGGTATCTCAAATCTCTTATCGTATCAGAACTGCCTGATCGCAAAGGATTTGGAAAAGTTAGGTTAGGTGATATTGTCTCAAAGATACCACGTGCGGTTTATAACCTTGACAATATAGATGAAGATGAGCATATTCTGGCCTATATAAACCGGAACGAGACCTATTATGGTAATCGATGGGATGAGAATATTGAAAGAAGACCTATCAAGAACTTATTCAATCCGGCTTATTACCTAGACGAAGACTGCTTAATAGTTAATGCTTCAGGACCTGCTGAGCCCAGACTTTTCAATGCGGATATAGGATCAGCATTCTTTGAAGATGGTTATGCATTTGCACTTAATGGATTTGAAAACCCACAATGGCTTGCAGACGAGTTAAGCCAATCGTATGTAAGGCGTCAACTTCATCCCTATGGCCAAAATGAAATGGTGCCAGAACCATTGACAGAAGAAGATTACCTAAACCTTATATTATATATAGAGGTAGAAGATTTTGATCTGCCAGACGTAGAGAATGCTGAAGCACCTGCACAAATACAAGAAGAAGGAGCTGATGCCCTGCCTCCTGGATTCGAATTAACAGATGACAACAAGAGATACACCATCTTAAACTATATCTCTTGCGGTGCATTTGGCTATACCTATCGCGCAGAGATGCTTAATTGCAGTAATGGTTCGAAGGAAATCGTTGCTATTAAGGAGTTCTATCCAAGAGGAATTGGGGATCTCACATGTTATCGAGAAAACGAGAAGACATGCAGAGTAATGTACGATGAAACACTTGAGGCAGAGTTTGAATCGCTGCGAAAAATGTTCCGTAGTGAACCTGTATTCCTTCTTAGCATGGCCGACATAGCTGACAATCATGTAACAGAAGTTAAGTCATTATTTGAATATGAAGCTACTGGCACTACATATTACGTAATGAAATTCTATGCAGGAGAGTCGCTCAAAGACATGATAATCAACGATCAAGTTCCATCATCTGAGAAACTGATTATAGACAAGATCGTCATCCCATTGTGTAAAGCTCTCCATGCTATGCACAGTCACAGGATTCTACATCTAGACATCAAACCAGACAATATTGTTATAGACGAGAATGGCGAGGCTGTGCTCATCGACTTTGGAGTATCACAGCAATATGACGATAATGGGGATATCACAGAAATAAGAGGAGATATACACTCCTACGACAGATTCTCGGCTCCAGAAAACACCAGAGGTACGATGAAGCACTTCTGCCCCCAGTCAGACATCTACAGTGTGGCTGCGACATTATTCACTATGTTATCTGGAAAACTTCCAAAACCTATTACCGTGGATGCTGATAAATACATAATGTTTGATATGCTTGAGTGTACTGATCTAATGAAGGAGGCGATAGCTGAAGGCCTTTATCAATTCGTAAACGAAAGGCCTGTTAATGCTCAGGCTTTCCTCAACCTCTTCCCCGGATGTGAGAACATTAAACTTGACTAA
- a CDS encoding sigma-70 family RNA polymerase sigma factor, producing the protein MFKSVSKNYTPDFLESFMARIRGVKALDEEQEVYLAQRIKAGDTKAEEQMIKSNLKLVVSIANSYRPMMSMEDLIQNGNIGLIKAVREFNPELGYRFVFYASMMIRKYIIMGIRNDSGIVHSSDYEQAFISSESLDVPGSGGYKDTSKADMLVGDMDVESDLDSLSADLKRAMCSVLSPCAVDIVCKVMGLGCTPMYTESIGKELNMPKSRVRKIYQESIGILQNNERVKKLLSCYQR; encoded by the coding sequence ATGTTTAAATCTGTTTCAAAGAATTATACCCCTGATTTCCTAGAGAGTTTCATGGCTAGGATTAGGGGAGTTAAAGCCCTTGACGAAGAACAAGAGGTTTATTTGGCTCAAAGGATCAAAGCTGGCGATACTAAGGCCGAAGAGCAAATGATTAAATCAAATCTGAAATTGGTTGTTTCAATTGCCAACTCCTACCGCCCGATGATGTCTATGGAAGACTTGATTCAGAACGGCAATATCGGATTAATCAAGGCTGTTCGCGAATTTAATCCGGAACTCGGCTATCGTTTTGTCTTCTATGCCTCCATGATGATACGCAAATATATCATCATGGGCATTAGAAATGACTCCGGAATTGTCCATAGCTCTGATTATGAACAGGCTTTTATTTCGTCGGAATCTTTGGACGTGCCGGGTTCTGGCGGCTATAAAGATACATCCAAGGCCGATATGTTAGTAGGAGATATGGATGTGGAGTCTGATCTCGATAGTCTGTCCGCCGATTTGAAAAGAGCAATGTGCTCAGTTTTATCCCCCTGTGCGGTTGATATCGTGTGTAAGGTGATGGGCCTAGGTTGTACTCCGATGTATACAGAAAGTATTGGAAAGGAACTGAACATGCCAAAGTCGCGTGTTCGTAAGATTTATCAAGAATCAATTGGAATTCTTCAGAACAATGAAAGAGTGAAAAAATTGCTTTCCTGCTATCAGCGTTAA
- a CDS encoding TIGR02452 family protein — protein sequence MNKSDYRKINREVMTDTKLQYETIPELKEAVENSIERQYMVSQEDNIDQPVVDSSHTKYLCSGKRSFEAAKDYKGKKVAVLNFANNHTIGGAPFSAGAQEESLCRCSTLLPCLEAMSEPFYQKHIRQFESGEINYMGNDDLIYTPDVVVFKTDERTDPIYPKMMDRSEWYKVDVITSAAPQLRRVRTLPVNYNDVIFGRIKKILDVAAKEHVEVLILGAWGCGAFKNDAKVVSDTFYTLLKNYNFEVVEFALSDPAYVTNSPFNKCNS from the coding sequence ATGAATAAGTCGGATTATAGAAAGATTAACCGTGAAGTGATGACCGACACTAAACTCCAGTATGAAACAATACCAGAGTTGAAGGAGGCCGTGGAGAACTCGATTGAGCGACAGTATATGGTATCCCAAGAGGATAACATTGACCAACCAGTAGTCGACAGCAGCCATACCAAGTATCTCTGCTCTGGCAAGAGAAGCTTTGAGGCAGCTAAGGATTACAAGGGCAAGAAGGTTGCTGTGCTGAATTTCGCTAACAACCACACGATTGGAGGTGCACCATTCTCTGCAGGTGCCCAAGAGGAGTCGCTCTGCAGATGCTCTACATTGCTACCTTGCCTTGAAGCCATGAGCGAACCCTTCTACCAGAAGCATATTCGCCAATTCGAGTCAGGAGAGATTAACTATATGGGTAATGATGACTTGATCTACACCCCTGATGTGGTGGTCTTTAAAACAGATGAGCGCACTGACCCTATCTATCCTAAGATGATGGATCGAAGCGAATGGTATAAGGTGGATGTAATTACAAGTGCAGCTCCGCAGTTGAGGAGAGTTCGCACACTCCCCGTCAACTACAATGACGTAATCTTTGGCCGCATTAAGAAGATATTGGATGTGGCTGCCAAAGAGCATGTCGAAGTGCTGATTCTGGGAGCATGGGGCTGTGGAGCCTTCAAGAATGATGCAAAAGTAGTATCGGATACATTCTATACATTACTGAAGAATTACAACTTCGAGGTAGTAGAATTTGCACTGTCTGACCCTGCCTACGTCACCAATTCCCCATTTAATAAGTGTAATAGTTAA
- a CDS encoding TIR domain-containing protein has protein sequence MEKVYICGKKYQDNRKMEKESRTYKYNASSVTIKFGDITKSTSEVIVSSDDTLLTMSGGVSMAISHAGGKNIQEDAQKQLPATIGNVVVSCAGELSQKHIFHCLTIDDKYLSETWAGLNVPNADKVNNIVRSCIDRCFQLVHALQISSIAFPIIGSGSAHMPYKTVVEIMADELFNQLQKTNRPIEVEVYIYSILDMSAFDIFEIFAFKSAIANFIKEQENNSVEYDRKPIELSQEDLAYYKNPDHEVFISYKREESEKAFAVKDLIEKWGIKTWIDKNGIFSSYDFKEVIEKAIENTRVVIFMSSEQANKSVYVKNEVKYAITCKKNIIPIMLDHSPFGDGLRMDLVNVNQIDYSIQPEFEKELKTSLDYILRTQ, from the coding sequence ATGGAAAAGGTGTATATTTGCGGGAAAAAATATCAAGATAATAGAAAGATGGAAAAGGAAAGTCGTACATACAAATACAATGCATCTTCTGTAACAATTAAGTTTGGCGATATCACAAAATCTACATCTGAAGTTATTGTCAGTAGCGATGATACCCTTTTAACTATGAGTGGGGGTGTTTCAATGGCCATAAGTCACGCTGGTGGCAAAAATATTCAAGAAGATGCCCAGAAACAACTACCTGCGACAATCGGGAATGTTGTTGTTTCATGTGCTGGCGAGCTTAGTCAGAAACACATTTTCCATTGTCTTACTATTGATGACAAATATCTGAGTGAAACTTGGGCTGGATTAAACGTTCCAAATGCTGATAAAGTTAATAACATTGTGAGAAGTTGTATTGACAGATGTTTCCAGTTAGTACATGCCCTACAGATTAGTTCCATAGCTTTCCCCATTATTGGTTCAGGTTCTGCACATATGCCGTATAAAACAGTAGTTGAAATAATGGCTGATGAGTTATTCAATCAACTGCAAAAAACAAACCGACCTATTGAAGTGGAAGTTTATATCTATAGCATACTTGATATGAGTGCATTTGACATCTTTGAAATATTTGCTTTTAAATCTGCAATTGCCAATTTCATAAAGGAACAAGAAAACAATTCTGTTGAGTATGATAGGAAACCTATCGAACTGTCACAAGAAGACCTAGCCTATTATAAGAACCCTGATCACGAAGTTTTTATCAGCTATAAGCGTGAAGAATCTGAAAAAGCCTTTGCGGTAAAAGACCTTATTGAAAAATGGGGTATTAAAACATGGATTGACAAAAATGGAATATTCAGTAGTTATGATTTTAAAGAAGTAATAGAAAAAGCCATCGAAAACACCAGAGTGGTTATCTTTATGTCTTCTGAGCAAGCCAATAAATCCGTTTATGTTAAGAATGAAGTAAAATATGCAATAACATGCAAGAAAAATATCATTCCTATTATGTTAGACCATTCACCATTCGGTGATGGACTACGCATGGATTTGGTAAATGTTAATCAGATTGATTATTCAATTCAACCGGAATTTGAAAAAGAACTGAAAACAAGTCTAGACTATATCCTACGAACACAGTAA